The genomic stretch TGAAACCCATGTCCCCACCTAGTGAGATAGGAATTAAGGGATATCGAATCATTCGGTATCAGAGCAAGCAAACGATGAATCTTTTCGTTCAACCCGTTGAGACAAGGCCCGAGGTCTGTCCTTGCTGTGGAGGTGACCACCTCCACAGCAAGGGGCGTTACCAGCGTAAAGCTCGGCATCTCGAAACCTTTGGGCGATACTCCAAGCTCATCGTCGAATGTCGGCGTTTCCTTTGCTTGAACTGCAACAAGAGCTTTGTTCAACCTCTACCTGGCATCTTACCCGGCAGGCATTCCACTGAGCCTTTTCGTGAGCGCATTTATCGCGATCATCACGACGGCATTTGCGGCAAACGACTTGCTACCATTACACAACTGGGTAGTGCCACCGTTGAACGCATCTACCAACAGTTCACCAAGCGAAAAGCTAAAGAACGGCTCTCACGTCAATGCCCTGAAGTGCTCGGTATTGACGAACATACCCTCCATAAAGGCTGTCGCTTTGCCACCACCTTTTGTGATCTTAAACGACATCGGGTCTTTGATATTGCTGAAGGTAAAAGCGCCACAGACCTCCAAAGCTTCCTCAAATCCTTGCGCGGCAGGCATAAAGTCCGCGTGGTCTGTATTGACATGAGCGCTAGCTACCGCTCGCTCATCCAGCGCTACTTCCCCAACGCACGCATCGTCGCCGATCGCTTCCATGTCATCCGGCTCACCCAGCACCACTTCATGGATTTGTGCCGTCAGATCGCTCCCTGCATCAAACAGCGCCGGGGCTATCTCGCCGCCTTGCGCAAACATCCCGAGCGCCTGACCCCGAACCAACAGGAACGACTCCATGAGCTCTTCTCTAACCATCCCGCCCTACGTCCGATCTATGACCAGATGCAGCGAGTCTGCTCACTGATGCGCATGCGCCACCAGAAAGCTTGGCAGTGCAGGGCCCTGGCTCCCCGCTTCATAACTATCATTCAACA from Candidatus Obscuribacterales bacterium encodes the following:
- a CDS encoding ISL3 family transposase yields the protein KPMSPPSEIGIKGYRIIRYQSKQTMNLFVQPVETRPEVCPCCGGDHLHSKGRYQRKARHLETFGRYSKLIVECRRFLCLNCNKSFVQPLPGILPGRHSTEPFRERIYRDHHDGICGKRLATITQLGSATVERIYQQFTKRKAKERLSRQCPEVLGIDEHTLHKGCRFATTFCDLKRHRVFDIAEGKSATDLQSFLKSLRGRHKVRVVCIDMSASYRSLIQRYFPNARIVADRFHVIRLTQHHFMDLCRQIAPCIKQRRGYLAALRKHPERLTPNQQERLHELFSNHPALRPIYDQMQRVCSLMRMRHQKAWQCRALAPRFITIIQQLANSGFAPLITLANTLRSWQEEIACMWRFTKNNGITEGFHRKMKLIQRRAYGFRNFNNYRLRVIAQCG